A single window of Streptomyces aquilus DNA harbors:
- a CDS encoding galactose oxidase-like domain-containing protein, with amino-acid sequence MNDQAGRRRARRLAIGTVVVLALAGMNGPWLYRFGTEKYHQYQINKPEYKAENGKWQVVEFPEEYRQNTIHAALLRTGKVLLVAGSGNNQDNFDAKKFDSRIWDPVKGTIKKVPTPSDLFCTGHTQLANGNLLIAGGTKRYEKLKGDVTKAGGLMIVHNENPDKPITLPAGTKFTGKENGKTFVSKDSIIVPRAKKNFDKATGKFLGNTPGIYRVYVEAQKSGEKYATGTQDNYRIQGLTGTDARNTYGIAQKLALDKKDFQGIRDSYEFDPVAERYIKVDPMNEARWYPTLTTLSDGKILSVSGLDDIGQLVPGKNEVFDPKTRKWTYLDKTRQFPTYPALFLMQNGKVFYSGSNAGYGPDNVGRDPGIWDVDTNKFTKLPGLSDPKLMETSGTVLLPPAQDEKFMVVGGGGVGESAKSSNKTRIIDLKADNPKFVDGPTLEKGTRYPSSSILPDDTVLVSGGSEDYRGRGDSNIHQARLYHPDTNTFEKVADPLVGRNYHSGSLLLPDGRVMFFGSDSLYSDKANTKPGKFEQRIEIYTPPYLYRDSRPSLSGGPQTIERGDSGTFTSQHASTVRKVRLIRPSASTHVTDVDQRSIALDYKVSGDKITVTVPKNKNLVQSGWYMLFVDDDQGTPSKAQWVKVP; translated from the coding sequence ATGAACGACCAGGCTGGACGCCGCCGTGCCCGTCGCCTCGCGATCGGCACGGTGGTGGTACTCGCACTGGCCGGGATGAACGGGCCGTGGCTGTACCGCTTCGGCACCGAGAAATACCACCAGTACCAGATCAACAAGCCGGAGTACAAAGCCGAGAACGGCAAGTGGCAAGTCGTCGAGTTCCCCGAGGAGTACCGGCAGAACACCATCCACGCGGCGCTGCTGCGCACCGGCAAGGTGCTGCTCGTCGCGGGCTCCGGCAACAACCAGGACAACTTCGACGCCAAGAAGTTCGACTCCCGGATCTGGGACCCGGTCAAGGGCACCATCAAGAAGGTGCCCACCCCCAGCGACCTGTTCTGCACCGGCCACACCCAGCTCGCCAACGGCAATCTGCTGATCGCGGGCGGCACCAAGCGGTACGAGAAGCTGAAGGGTGACGTCACCAAGGCCGGCGGCCTGATGATCGTCCACAACGAGAACCCGGACAAGCCGATCACCCTGCCCGCCGGCACCAAGTTCACCGGCAAGGAGAACGGCAAGACGTTCGTGTCCAAGGACTCGATCATCGTGCCGCGCGCGAAGAAGAACTTCGACAAGGCGACCGGCAAGTTCCTCGGCAACACCCCCGGTATCTACCGGGTGTACGTGGAGGCGCAGAAGTCCGGCGAGAAGTACGCGACCGGCACCCAGGACAACTACCGCATCCAGGGGCTGACCGGCACCGACGCGCGCAACACCTACGGCATCGCCCAGAAGCTCGCCCTGGACAAGAAGGACTTCCAGGGCATCCGGGACTCCTACGAGTTCGACCCGGTCGCCGAGCGGTACATCAAGGTCGACCCGATGAACGAGGCCCGCTGGTACCCGACGCTCACCACCCTGAGCGACGGCAAGATCCTCAGCGTCTCCGGCCTCGACGACATCGGCCAGCTGGTGCCGGGCAAGAACGAGGTCTTCGACCCGAAGACCAGGAAGTGGACGTACCTCGACAAGACCCGGCAGTTCCCGACGTACCCCGCGCTGTTCCTCATGCAGAACGGCAAGGTCTTCTACTCGGGGTCGAACGCGGGCTACGGACCGGACAACGTCGGCCGTGACCCGGGCATCTGGGACGTCGACACCAACAAGTTCACCAAGCTGCCCGGGCTCAGCGACCCCAAGCTGATGGAGACCTCCGGCACGGTGCTGCTGCCGCCCGCGCAGGACGAGAAGTTCATGGTGGTCGGCGGCGGCGGGGTCGGCGAGTCGGCCAAGTCCAGCAACAAGACCCGGATCATCGACCTGAAGGCCGACAACCCGAAGTTCGTGGACGGCCCCACGCTGGAGAAGGGCACCCGCTACCCGAGCTCCTCGATCCTGCCCGACGACACCGTGCTGGTGTCGGGCGGCTCGGAGGACTACCGCGGGCGCGGCGACTCCAACATCCACCAGGCGCGGCTCTACCACCCGGACACCAACACCTTCGAGAAGGTGGCGGACCCGCTGGTGGGCCGGAACTACCACTCCGGGTCGCTGCTGCTGCCCGACGGCCGGGTGATGTTCTTCGGCTCGGACTCGCTCTACAGCGACAAGGCCAACACCAAGCCGGGCAAGTTCGAGCAGCGCATCGAGATCTACACGCCGCCGTACCTGTACCGGGACTCGCGGCCCTCCCTCTCGGGCGGCCCGCAGACCATCGAGCGCGGCGACTCGGGGACGTTCACCTCCCAGCACGCCTCGACGGTCAGGAAGGTCCGGCTGATCCGGCCGAGCGCCTCCACCCACGTCACCGACGTCGACCAGCGCTCCATCGCGCTGGACTACAAGGTGTCCGGGGACAAGATCACGGTGACGGTGCCGAAGAACAAGAACCTGGTGCAGTCGGGCTGGTACATGCTGTTCGTCGACGACGACCAGGGGACGCCCAGCAAGGCGCAGTGGGTCAAGGTTCCCTAG
- a CDS encoding peptidoglycan-binding protein → METPGFDEPAFEEFDPASDCDCPGCVHWRRVLPHSRTGRHPAAHRAVVLAATATAAVAVTQAAPAFAAPHAPGHPDRPTVPAGDEPDTPQGGKAPLHGPGGKPAGIQTPATTRAAIIKRAKTWVAAQVPYSMTEYWSDGYRQDCSGFVSMAWSLPGNEWTGSLDQYGVRIAKDDLQPGDILLFHNPADPEKGSHVVLFGGWTDYTHTYYIAYEETRPRARKQATPYAYWSNSARYTAYRYKGLVAGAAGGDKPAEPLDVPFPGAAYFGPGANNKYVTQLGRMLVERGAARFYASGPGPRWTDTDRRATQAFQQAQGWTGRDADGLPGAQTWALLVTGKGNDIRTGAAGPPAPSSHGVPGYPGRAAFRPGANNKDVTLLGRQLVKKGFGKYYTTGPGPRWGEADRRAVEAFQRAQGWRGGAADGYPGPETWRRLFK, encoded by the coding sequence ATGGAGACTCCGGGATTCGACGAACCGGCGTTCGAGGAGTTCGATCCCGCGAGCGACTGCGACTGCCCCGGATGCGTTCACTGGAGGCGCGTACTGCCGCATTCCCGTACCGGCCGCCACCCGGCCGCCCACCGAGCCGTCGTCCTCGCCGCGACGGCCACCGCGGCGGTCGCCGTGACCCAGGCCGCCCCCGCCTTCGCCGCCCCCCACGCCCCCGGCCACCCCGACCGCCCCACCGTTCCCGCAGGTGACGAACCCGACACCCCCCAGGGCGGCAAGGCCCCGCTGCACGGCCCCGGCGGCAAACCCGCCGGCATCCAGACCCCCGCCACCACCCGCGCCGCGATCATCAAGCGGGCCAAGACCTGGGTCGCCGCGCAGGTGCCGTACAGCATGACCGAGTACTGGTCCGACGGTTACCGGCAGGACTGCTCCGGCTTCGTCTCCATGGCCTGGAGCCTGCCCGGCAACGAATGGACCGGCAGCCTCGACCAGTACGGCGTCCGGATCGCCAAGGACGACCTCCAGCCCGGCGACATCCTGCTGTTCCACAATCCGGCCGACCCCGAGAAGGGCTCGCACGTCGTCCTCTTCGGCGGCTGGACCGACTACACGCACACCTACTACATCGCCTACGAGGAGACCCGCCCGCGCGCCCGCAAGCAGGCCACCCCGTACGCGTACTGGAGCAACTCGGCCCGCTACACCGCCTACCGCTACAAGGGCCTGGTGGCCGGCGCGGCCGGCGGCGACAAGCCGGCCGAGCCGCTCGACGTGCCGTTCCCCGGCGCCGCGTACTTCGGTCCCGGCGCCAACAACAAGTACGTCACCCAGCTGGGCCGCATGCTCGTCGAGCGCGGCGCCGCCCGCTTCTACGCCTCCGGCCCGGGACCCCGCTGGACGGACACCGACCGGCGGGCCACCCAGGCCTTCCAGCAGGCGCAGGGCTGGACCGGCCGGGACGCCGACGGGCTGCCGGGGGCGCAGACCTGGGCGCTGCTGGTGACGGGCAAGGGCAACGACATCCGTACGGGCGCGGCGGGGCCGCCGGCACCCTCCTCGCACGGGGTGCCCGGCTATCCGGGGCGGGCGGCCTTCCGGCCCGGCGCGAACAACAAGGACGTCACCCTGCTCGGCAGGCAGCTGGTGAAGAAGGGGTTCGGCAAGTACTACACGACGGGTCCCGGCCCCCGCTGGGGCGAGGCGGACCGACGGGCCGTGGAGGCCTTCCAGCGCGCCCAGGGCTGGCGGGGCGGCGCGGCGGACGGCTATCCGGGCCCGGAGACCTGGCGGCGGCTCTTCAAGTGA
- a CDS encoding lytic polysaccharide monooxygenase auxiliary activity family 9 protein, which yields MRKKTKWYAAVLGLSTAGALVLSSGGASGHGYTDLPISRQKLCQNGTVTNCGDIQWEPQSVEGPKGFPGSGPADGQLCNGGVSRFSQLSSPTKPSGGAWPTTKVTGGQSYTFRWQFTAMHATTDFKYYVTKPGWNQNHNLARSDLNLTPFLTVPYNGQRPPSTLSHSGTLPSGLSGHHVILAVWTIADTGNAFYACSDVTF from the coding sequence ATGCGTAAAAAGACCAAGTGGTACGCCGCCGTGCTGGGCCTCAGCACGGCCGGAGCCCTCGTGCTCTCCTCCGGCGGCGCCAGCGGCCACGGCTACACCGACCTCCCCATCAGCAGGCAGAAGCTCTGCCAGAACGGCACCGTGACGAACTGCGGCGACATCCAGTGGGAGCCGCAGAGCGTCGAGGGCCCCAAGGGCTTCCCCGGCTCCGGACCGGCCGACGGACAGCTGTGCAACGGCGGCGTGAGCCGCTTCAGCCAGCTCAGCTCGCCCACCAAGCCGTCGGGCGGCGCCTGGCCGACGACGAAGGTGACGGGCGGGCAGAGCTACACGTTCCGCTGGCAGTTCACCGCCATGCACGCCACCACCGACTTCAAGTACTACGTCACCAAGCCGGGCTGGAACCAGAACCACAACCTGGCCCGCTCCGACCTCAACCTCACCCCGTTCCTGACCGTCCCCTACAACGGTCAGCGCCCGCCGTCCACCCTCTCCCACAGCGGCACCCTGCCGTCCGGGCTGAGCGGTCACCACGTGATCCTCGCGGTGTGGACGATCGCCGACACCGGCAACGCGTTCTACGCCTGCTCGGACGTCACGTTCTGA
- a CDS encoding IclR family transcriptional regulator yields the protein MALKHEPTAPYHSAQDALRVLEAVARHTTGITDAQLSRHTSIDPERLTTLLRMLRREGYVEQVADGAYVTGDALTRLGSAHDRDQALRETLQRTLDRLRDSVGAAVYLSRYVDGEVRIAQYADGPTMPVVNEWVDFRYSAHATAIGKSLLGQLDHNSRRDHLSRHKMARLTSRTITSDRLLLSRLESQPPTVPHLDLQEYAVGTVCAAVPITAGSSVGCLALSLPVEHAHRLRQAADALNRNAAPVLLSLAI from the coding sequence GTGGCGCTGAAGCACGAGCCGACCGCGCCGTACCACTCCGCCCAGGACGCGCTGCGCGTCCTGGAGGCGGTGGCGCGGCACACCACCGGAATCACCGACGCCCAGCTCTCCCGGCACACCAGCATCGACCCGGAGCGGCTGACCACCCTCCTTCGTATGCTGCGCCGCGAGGGGTACGTCGAGCAGGTCGCCGACGGCGCGTATGTCACGGGCGACGCCCTGACCCGCCTCGGCTCCGCCCATGACCGTGACCAGGCGCTGCGCGAGACGCTCCAGCGGACGCTGGACCGGCTGCGCGACTCGGTCGGCGCGGCCGTGTACCTGAGCCGGTACGTGGACGGAGAGGTGCGGATCGCCCAGTACGCCGACGGGCCGACGATGCCGGTGGTGAACGAGTGGGTGGACTTCCGCTACTCGGCGCACGCCACGGCGATCGGCAAGAGCCTGCTGGGCCAGCTCGACCACAACAGCCGGCGTGACCATCTCTCCCGGCACAAGATGGCCCGCCTCACCTCCCGGACCATCACCAGCGACAGGCTCCTGCTGTCCCGTCTGGAGTCCCAGCCGCCCACCGTCCCCCACCTCGACCTCCAGGAGTACGCGGTGGGCACGGTCTGCGCGGCCGTCCCCATCACCGCCGGATCGTCGGTGGGCTGCCTGGCCCTCTCGCTCCCGGTCGAGCACGCCCACCGGCTCCGTCAGGCGGCGGACGCCCTGAACCGCAACGCGGCCCCGGTCCTGCTCAGCCTGGCCATCTGA
- a CDS encoding long-chain-fatty-acid--CoA ligase — translation MESKACTVAELVAARWGDHRPGLWFEERTLTHHEVAAGAAARAALLADLLPSGGAHIGVLLDNTPEYPLWLSAAALARTAVAGINPTRRGPELARDILHTECRLLITDRTYEPLLTGLELPGVRVLLTDSEEYEALLAPYAGARPDPSRAGPRDRLLLYFTSGSTGAPKAAICSQGRLAAAGRSLADQFGVGADDVHYVCMPMFHGNAVIADWAPALAAGAGVALRRRFSASGFLGDVRRYGATYFTYVGRAVQYVLATEEREDDRDNPLRTGFGTEAGAVDAAAFERRFGVRLVEGYGSSEGGAAVQWSPGTPAGAVGRAGPGLVVLDPETRAECPAAEFDAAGRLLNGDEAIGELVNRAPNPFEGYWRNTEAEQERRRNGWYWTGDLFCRDADGFLYFAGRADDRIRVDGENLAAAMIENILARYEGAGAVAVYAVPDPVTGDQVMAALAGSFEASGFTAFLSAQPDLGTKMAPRFVRVVDRMPVTATNKIHRALLRREGVHCEDPVWWRPPGEPTYRRLTRDDLHNIEGPLAPTRGPSRVRRQGLEPRTR, via the coding sequence ATGGAGTCCAAGGCGTGCACGGTCGCGGAGCTCGTCGCGGCGCGGTGGGGAGACCATCGGCCCGGCCTGTGGTTCGAGGAGCGGACGCTCACCCATCACGAGGTGGCGGCGGGCGCGGCGGCCCGGGCGGCGCTGCTGGCCGACCTGCTCCCGTCCGGTGGCGCGCACATCGGCGTGCTGCTCGACAACACCCCTGAATATCCGCTGTGGTTGAGCGCGGCGGCCCTCGCCCGTACCGCCGTCGCCGGCATCAACCCCACCCGCCGCGGCCCCGAACTGGCCCGGGACATCCTGCACACCGAGTGCCGCCTCCTGATCACGGACCGGACGTACGAACCGCTCCTGACGGGCCTCGAACTCCCTGGCGTACGCGTGCTGTTGACCGACTCCGAGGAGTACGAGGCCCTGCTCGCCCCGTACGCGGGCGCCCGCCCCGACCCCTCCCGGGCCGGCCCGCGCGACCGCCTCCTCCTCTACTTCACCTCGGGCTCGACGGGCGCCCCGAAGGCCGCGATCTGCTCCCAGGGCCGCCTGGCGGCGGCGGGGCGTTCACTCGCGGACCAGTTCGGTGTCGGCGCGGACGACGTGCACTACGTCTGCATGCCGATGTTCCACGGCAACGCGGTGATCGCCGACTGGGCGCCCGCGCTCGCGGCGGGGGCGGGGGTCGCGCTGCGGCGGCGGTTCTCGGCGTCGGGGTTCCTGGGGGACGTACGGCGGTACGGGGCGACGTACTTCACGTACGTGGGCCGGGCCGTGCAGTACGTCCTGGCGACCGAGGAGCGCGAGGACGACCGGGACAACCCGCTCCGGACGGGCTTCGGCACGGAGGCGGGGGCGGTGGACGCGGCGGCCTTCGAACGGCGGTTCGGGGTGCGGCTGGTGGAGGGGTACGGGTCGTCGGAGGGCGGGGCGGCGGTGCAGTGGTCGCCGGGGACGCCGGCCGGGGCGGTGGGGCGGGCGGGGCCGGGGCTCGTCGTCCTCGACCCGGAGACGCGGGCCGAGTGCCCGGCGGCGGAGTTCGACGCGGCGGGGCGGCTGCTGAACGGGGACGAGGCGATAGGGGAGCTGGTCAACCGGGCCCCGAACCCCTTCGAGGGCTACTGGCGCAACACGGAGGCTGAGCAGGAGCGGCGGCGGAACGGCTGGTACTGGACCGGCGACCTGTTCTGTCGGGACGCCGACGGTTTCCTGTACTTCGCGGGCCGGGCGGACGACCGCATCCGGGTGGACGGGGAGAACCTGGCCGCCGCGATGATCGAGAACATCCTCGCGCGCTACGAGGGGGCCGGCGCCGTCGCCGTGTACGCGGTGCCGGACCCGGTGACCGGGGACCAGGTGATGGCGGCGCTGGCGGGAAGCTTCGAGGCGTCGGGCTTCACGGCCTTCCTGTCCGCCCAGCCCGACCTGGGCACGAAGATGGCACCCCGTTTCGTACGGGTGGTGGACCGGATGCCGGTGACGGCCACGAACAAGATCCACCGAGCCCTGCTGAGACGGGAGGGCGTCCACTGCGAGGACCCGGTGTGGTGGCGCCCACCGGGCGAGCCGACGTACCGCCGACTGACCCGAGACGACCTGCACAACATCGAAGGGCCCCTCGCTCCCACGAGAGGCCCTTCAAGAGTGCGCCGCCAGGGACTCGAACCCCGGACCCGCTGA
- a CDS encoding glycosyltransferase family 2 protein, whose product MTSTPTGARPDFDPSQTTQLRVASQTRTGTFRRIKKTLPKYDYEHYSRLAGPLTQPDPSKPYKVQYRSLISQEPHRIRVALMLAAAPVLSLVLLFWLLQPEHWTERDYPAFDFLPALDIVMLVSIGLIEFFRCMNVLSNAHATLVARDPIPVVPETGTRVAFLTSFVPGKEPLEMVTKTLEAAVKLRHRGLLHVWLLDEGDDPEVKEVCARLGVHHFSRKGVAQWNQAKGPHRAKTKHGNYNAWLDAHGDDYDYFASVDTDHVPLPNYLERMLGFFRDPDIGFVIGPQVYGNYDNFVTKAAESQQFLFHALIQRAGNYYGSPMFVGTSNAVRISALKQIGGLYDSITEDMATGFEIHRHKNPATGRKWRSVYTPDVLAVGEGPSAWTDFFTQQMRWSRGTYETILKQYWKGWFSLPPGKLFNYTMMIIFYPMSALNWILAAISCALFLGLGASGVNIDPTVWLMLYGNASALQIGLYVWNRRHNVSPHEPEGSGGVAGMVMSALSAPLYAKALIDSALRRKSKFVVTPKGESASPDRWFATFRYHWYFIAIFGGSIGAGFVYGHSHPAMITWAIFALLITATPIFVWRLTLRQERKRPAAQPQDPAAVPAQAQYQPQPLPTAPHTPAQKPTWASSNTGSTGNTSNTDNGGNDQTMQIALGGLGGRKE is encoded by the coding sequence ATGACGTCGACGCCGACGGGCGCCCGGCCGGACTTCGACCCGTCTCAAACCACCCAGCTCAGGGTGGCCTCACAAACCCGGACGGGTACGTTTCGCCGGATCAAGAAGACGCTGCCGAAGTACGACTACGAGCACTACAGCCGACTCGCCGGCCCCCTCACCCAGCCGGATCCGAGCAAGCCGTACAAGGTGCAGTACCGCTCGCTGATCTCCCAGGAGCCGCATCGCATACGAGTCGCCCTGATGCTGGCCGCCGCGCCGGTGCTCTCCCTCGTCCTGCTGTTCTGGCTGCTCCAGCCCGAGCACTGGACCGAACGCGACTACCCCGCCTTCGACTTCCTGCCGGCCCTCGACATCGTCATGCTCGTCTCGATCGGCCTGATCGAGTTCTTCCGCTGCATGAACGTGCTGTCGAACGCGCACGCCACCCTGGTCGCCCGCGACCCCATCCCGGTGGTACCCGAGACCGGCACCAGAGTCGCCTTCCTGACCTCCTTCGTGCCCGGCAAGGAGCCGCTGGAGATGGTGACGAAGACCCTGGAGGCGGCGGTCAAGCTGCGCCACCGGGGCCTTCTGCACGTCTGGCTCCTCGACGAGGGCGACGACCCCGAGGTCAAGGAGGTCTGCGCCCGGCTCGGCGTGCACCACTTCTCCCGCAAGGGCGTCGCGCAGTGGAACCAGGCCAAGGGCCCGCACCGCGCCAAGACCAAGCACGGCAACTACAACGCCTGGCTGGACGCGCACGGCGACGACTACGACTACTTCGCCTCCGTCGACACCGACCACGTGCCGCTGCCCAACTACCTGGAGCGGATGCTCGGCTTCTTCCGCGACCCGGACATCGGCTTCGTCATCGGCCCGCAGGTCTACGGCAACTACGACAACTTCGTCACCAAGGCCGCCGAGTCCCAGCAGTTCCTCTTCCACGCCCTCATCCAGCGGGCCGGGAACTACTACGGCTCCCCGATGTTCGTCGGCACGTCAAACGCCGTACGGATCTCGGCGCTCAAGCAGATCGGCGGCCTGTACGACTCGATCACCGAGGACATGGCGACCGGCTTCGAGATCCACCGCCACAAGAACCCGGCGACGGGCCGCAAGTGGCGCTCGGTCTACACGCCGGACGTGCTGGCCGTCGGTGAGGGCCCCAGCGCCTGGACGGACTTCTTCACCCAGCAGATGCGCTGGTCGCGAGGGACGTACGAGACGATCCTCAAGCAGTACTGGAAGGGCTGGTTCTCGCTGCCTCCGGGCAAGCTCTTCAACTACACGATGATGATCATCTTCTACCCGATGTCCGCCCTCAACTGGATCCTCGCGGCCATCAGTTGCGCGCTGTTCCTGGGCCTGGGCGCCTCGGGTGTGAACATCGACCCGACCGTGTGGCTGATGCTCTACGGCAACGCCTCCGCGCTCCAGATCGGCCTCTACGTCTGGAACCGCCGCCACAACGTCTCGCCGCACGAGCCCGAGGGCTCCGGCGGTGTGGCCGGCATGGTGATGTCCGCGCTCTCCGCCCCGCTGTACGCCAAGGCCCTGATCGACTCCGCGCTGCGCCGCAAGAGCAAGTTCGTCGTCACCCCCAAGGGCGAGTCGGCCAGCCCCGACCGCTGGTTCGCGACCTTCCGCTACCACTGGTACTTCATCGCGATCTTCGGCGGCTCGATCGGCGCCGGCTTCGTCTACGGCCACTCGCACCCCGCGATGATCACCTGGGCCATCTTCGCCCTGCTGATCACCGCGACCCCGATCTTCGTCTGGCGGCTCACGCTGCGCCAGGAGAGGAAGCGGCCCGCCGCGCAGCCGCAGGACCCGGCGGCCGTGCCGGCGCAGGCGCAGTACCAGCCGCAGCCGCTGCCGACGGCTCCGCACACCCCGGCGCAGAAGCCGACCTGGGCGTCGTCGAACACCGGCAGCACCGGCAACACGAGCAACACCGACAACGGGGGCAACGATCAGACGATGCAGATCGCCCTCGGTGGACTTGGGGGACGTAAGGAATGA
- a CDS encoding DUF3592 domain-containing protein, which produces MELFFYLVPSIILALVLFLAYRLLRRAIQLRRAWNSGLTAEARCLRVYTTTHGGGGDTSVSTTLHHVYEFTARDGRAVRFEEEDGPGTVLEGDFVTVYYAEGATVIATAKAPRRTALAASMIGVLAFLGVVAGFCIAFMITFNQMSDEFGFGFGDDGGDTTNTVVVDGVTMTP; this is translated from the coding sequence ATGGAGCTCTTCTTCTACCTCGTACCCAGCATCATCCTGGCGCTGGTCCTGTTCCTCGCGTACCGCCTGCTGCGCCGCGCGATACAGCTGCGCCGGGCGTGGAACAGCGGGCTGACGGCCGAGGCGCGCTGTCTGCGGGTGTACACGACGACCCACGGCGGCGGTGGCGACACGTCGGTGAGTACGACGCTGCACCACGTCTACGAGTTCACCGCCCGCGACGGCCGTGCCGTCCGCTTCGAGGAGGAGGACGGCCCGGGGACGGTCCTGGAGGGCGACTTCGTCACCGTGTACTACGCCGAGGGCGCCACCGTCATCGCCACGGCCAAGGCCCCGCGCCGGACCGCGCTCGCCGCGTCCATGATCGGTGTGCTGGCGTTCCTGGGGGTGGTCGCGGGCTTCTGCATCGCCTTCATGATCACGTTCAACCAGATGTCGGACGAGTTCGGCTTCGGCTTCGGCGACGACGGGGGCGACACGACCAACACGGTCGTCGTCGACGGCGTGACGATGACCCCGTGA
- a CDS encoding SPFH domain-containing protein — protein sequence MSTTTPSPSTEEPEGPATETTPVARPARLIQNEATTEIPVHLLFRDDPETGAVPLSPAVVGRRQGTGEQPRFRRPGRPAPRPAPQVDPELVERPARVLPGSAGVLAGTCGVAGCVATSWWAGALPTLAVEALRLPEYAGAGLGPVQWAAYAGAGALGLFGFGGLARGRTGRAWVLGLFGRYRGTVRRTGLMWVNPLLLRRRVDVRLRHWRSEPMPAADGNGVALRVVVLVVWRVRDTARATLGVEDHESYLRECVEAALARVPVELPGSARASVDAATEALTRLVATDAAPVGLEVFSVQPVRVEYAPEVAAAMHRRRIAALDAQHRASVLTSVVDSVEDTVTRLTMRGLVELDDYERKALVKDLTVAFCAGRGEQGA from the coding sequence ATGAGCACCACCACACCATCCCCATCCACGGAAGAACCCGAGGGGCCGGCGACCGAGACCACCCCGGTCGCCCGGCCGGCCCGGCTCATCCAGAACGAGGCGACCACCGAGATCCCCGTTCATCTGCTGTTCCGCGACGACCCCGAGACCGGGGCCGTCCCGCTCAGCCCCGCCGTCGTCGGACGCCGCCAGGGCACCGGCGAGCAGCCCCGCTTCCGGCGCCCGGGCCGGCCCGCGCCGCGCCCCGCCCCCCAGGTCGACCCCGAGCTGGTCGAACGCCCGGCGCGGGTGCTGCCGGGCTCGGCCGGGGTGCTCGCCGGTACCTGCGGGGTGGCCGGCTGCGTGGCCACCTCCTGGTGGGCGGGCGCGCTGCCGACGCTCGCGGTGGAGGCGCTGCGGCTGCCGGAGTACGCGGGCGCCGGCCTCGGTCCGGTGCAGTGGGCGGCGTACGCGGGCGCGGGTGCCCTCGGTCTCTTCGGGTTCGGCGGGCTGGCCCGCGGGCGGACCGGGCGGGCCTGGGTGCTCGGGCTGTTCGGCCGCTACCGGGGCACGGTCCGGCGCACCGGGCTGATGTGGGTCAACCCCCTGCTGCTGCGCCGCCGGGTCGACGTACGGCTGCGGCACTGGCGCAGTGAGCCGATGCCGGCCGCGGACGGCAACGGGGTCGCGCTGCGGGTGGTCGTGCTCGTGGTGTGGCGGGTGCGGGACACCGCGCGGGCCACGCTGGGCGTCGAGGACCACGAGAGCTATCTGCGCGAGTGCGTGGAGGCGGCGCTGGCGCGGGTGCCGGTGGAGCTGCCGGGTTCGGCGCGGGCGTCCGTCGACGCGGCCACCGAGGCGCTGACCCGGCTGGTCGCGACGGACGCGGCGCCGGTGGGTCTTGAGGTGTTCTCGGTGCAGCCGGTGCGGGTGGAGTACGCCCCCGAGGTCGCCGCCGCGATGCACCGCCGCCGGATCGCCGCGCTGGACGCCCAGCACCGGGCGAGCGTGCTGACGTCGGTCGTGGACTCGGTGGAGGACACGGTGACCCGGCTGACCATGCGCGGTCTGGTGGAGCTGGACGACTACGAACGCAAGGCACTGGTCAAGGACTTGACGGTGGCGTTCTGCGCGGGGCGGGGGGAGCAGGGGGCGTGA